The region GATCAGCTCCTTCGCCTGGGTGAAGGGCCCATCGGTCACGGTGCGCTTCCCGCCGCCATGGAACGTGATGCGCGCGCCCTTCGAGCTCGGGTGGAGCCCCTCGCCCGCGAGCATCACGCCGGCCTTCACCATCTCCTGGTTGAAGTCGTCCATGGCAGCCACGAGCTCTTTGCTCGGGAGAACGCCCGCCTCGGTGTTCTTGTCGGCCTTGATCATCAGCATGAATCGCATCGTCAGGTCTCCTTCGTGCGCCTAACCGCCCGCCATGGCCCCCACCACCAGGAAGGGCTCGGCCCCGGTCGCGACCGTATCGGGCAGCGGGGCGTCCGGCGCCTCGTTGGACAGATCCTCCTCGCAGGCGAAGAACCTCACGAACGGCCGGCGCCGTTGCGTGACGTGGTCGCGGATCGTCCCGCGCAGCATCGGATAGGAGGCCTCGAGCGCGTCCAGGACCGAGCGCTGCGTGACCGGCCCCTCGACGTCGAGCTTCACCTCGCGGTCGACGTGCGCCAGCTTCCGCAGATGTGCCGGGAGCACGACGCGGATCATGGCAGCGTCTGCACTTCGACGGACAGCACGGCCGGAAGATCCCGGACGATGGGAGTCCAGCTGTCGCCGGCGTCGGCCGACGCGTACACCTGCCCGCCGGTGGTGCCGAAATACACGCCGCACGAATCGAGCGAGTCGACGGCCATCGCGTCGCGCAGCACGTTGAGGTAGCAGTCGCGCTGCGGGAGACCCTTCGTGAGGGGCTCCGTCCGCCCGTGCGGCTGCGGTACACGCGCAGCTTTCCCTCGGGCGGATAGTGCTCCGAATCGCTCTTGATCGGGACGACGTAGATGGTGTCCGGCTCGTGCGCGTGCACGTCGATCGGGAACCCGAAGTCGCTCGGCAGGTTCCCGCTGATCTCCTGCCACGACGTGCCGGCGTCGTCGCTGCGCATGACGTCCCAGTGCTTCTGCATGAACAGCACGCCCGGACGCGACGGGTGCATCGCGATGCGGTGAACGCAGTGGCCGACCTCGGCCGTCGGGTTGGGGATCTGCTCGGACCTGAGGCCGCGGTTGATGGGCCGCCACGTCTTGCCGGCGTCGTCGGTCCGGAAGGCGCCGGCGGACGAGATGGCGATGAAGATCCGTTCGGCATGGCTCGGGTCCTGAATGATCGTATGCAGGCACATCCCACCGGCGCCGGGCGCCCATGAAGACGCCGATTCGTGGGTGCGCAGGCCGGGGAGCTCGTGCCACGTCTGGCCGCCGTCGGTCGTGCGGAACAGGGCGGCGTCCTCCACCCCGGCGTAGACCGTGTCCGGATCGGTCAGCGCCGGCTCGAGGTGCCAGACGCGCGCGAACTCCCAGGGGTGGGGCGTGCCGTCGTACCACAGGTGCGTGCCGGTGACGCCGTCGTACACGAACTTGTTCCCCACCGGCTCCCAGCTCTTGCCGCCGTCGTTGGAGCGCTGGATCAGCTGCCCGAACCAGCCGGTGCCCTGCGACGCGTACAGCCGATCCGGGTCAGCGGGTGATCCCTTGAGGTGGTAGATCTCCCAGCCCCCGAAGTGGAGACCGCTGACGTCCCACCGTTCGCGCTTTCCGTCCGACTCGAGGATGAACGCGCCCTTGCGGGTGCCAACCAGTACCCGTACCCGGCTCATCCCTCCCTCCTCAGACTCGCCACGTATGCGGCAAGACGGTCCAGGCAGCTGGTCCAGCCGCCCCGATGCGCGTCGCGCGCCGTGACGCTCTCGAAGACGGCCTGATGCAGGGTGAGCGTCGTCTTCGCGCCGCGTTCGGCGAAGGTCACCGTCACCAGCGTTTCGTGGCCGGGCTTGCCCTCCGCATCCTCCCAGGCCCAGGTGAGCACGAGCCGCTCCGGCTCCACGATCTCGCGATAGACGCCCCGCAGCCAATGGTCGGTGCCCTCGGGCGAGCGCATGCAGAAGCGAAAGGCACCGCCCGGACGAACGTCCATCGTGCATGAAGGCATCGTGAAGCCTTGTGGGCCCCACCAGCGCACCACGCGCTCGGGCTCGGTCCAGGCCTTGAAGACGAGACGGCGTGGCGCATCGAAGACGCGCGTGAGGACGAGCTCCCGCTCCGCCGATTCCGTGGCGGCACTAGTTCTTGCGGCCATGCTTCCTCTCCTTCCTCTGCGACTCGCGCAGAACGTCGTCCAAGCGATCGAAGCTCTGCTCCCAGAAGCGTCGGTAGTGCTCGAGCCAGTCCACAGCCTGCTTGAGCGGACCCGCCTTGAGCCGGCAAGGTCGCCACTGGGCCTCGCGGCCGCGCGCGATCAGGCCGGCGCGCTCCAGCACCTTGAGGTGCTTGGAGATGGCGGGAAGGCTCATCTCGAAGGGCTTGGCCAGCTCCGTGACCGAGGTTTCACCCGAGCTGAGCCGAGCAAGGATCGCGCGCCGGGTGGGATCGGCCAGGGCCGCGAAGGTGACGTTGAGTCGATCGGGCGACATGCGTCGGTGAACTGTGCTGATAAATAACCAGGGGGTTAAGTACGGTGCAGTCCATGCCCTGTCAATCCCTACCGTCGGTACTGGGTCGACGCCGAGATGCATATCAGCCGTAAGGCCCGTCCAATACGCGCATCCAGCGACCCGCCTGCGCCGTTGCGAGTCCACGTCCCGTCTCCGGGCACCGGCTCGTCGCGCAAGCTCCGCTGACGGTCGCACCGTCGCCCGAGCCCCCGCATGCAGAGGGCGAGGCCTGGATCGACCTCTCTCCGCGATCGCTATGATCGCGCGTCGTCGGCCCCGTCAGGGCGACTTCGATCGCCAGCGATCACATCGGCTCAAGCCGCCGCGCCGGCGACCATATGTTTTAGCATCTACTTGACTACAAGCTAGTGAGCTGCTATATGTGCCCTATTCAACCTGTGGCACGGAACGCTATCCAGCTGGAGCTCCACCCTCGCACGTGGGGCGGGAAGCGCCCCGGGGCCGGCCGCAAGCCGTCGGGCCTGAAGGTCGGCGTGCCGCATCGGACCCGGCCACCTCACCACGCGCGCCACCCGTTACACGTGACGCTTCGCGCGCAGCATGGGCTCCCCTCGCTGCGCACCGACGCCGTGTTCTCCGCCGTCCGGCGGGGGCTCGCGCAAGCGTCACGCGGTGGTCTTCGGGTCCTCCAGTTCTCGGTACAAAGGGATCACGTTCATCTCCTCGTCGAAGCGGTCGACGTGCGCGTGCTCTCGCGCGGGCTTCAGGGCCTCGCCATCCGGATCGCGAAGGGCGTGAATCGGGTCCTCAGGCGGCGCGGGCGCGTGTGGGGGGACCGCTATCATGCCCGGGCCCTCCGGACGCCGCGGGAGGTCCGGAACGCGCTGGTCTATGTGTTGCAGAACTGGCGAAAGCACGTGCCGGGCGCGCGCGGTGTGGATGCGCGGTCGTCAGGCAGGTGGTTCGAGGGCTGGCGGACGCCGGTTGAGCGGATCCCGGCAAGTCCGCCCGTGGTCCCGCCCCGGACGTGGCTTGCCGCAGTGGGCTGGCGGAAACTCGGACTCCTCCATGTCGACGAGGGACCGGCAGTGACCCGTCGCGCACGGTGAGCCTCGCAAGGGTTTCGATTGGCCGC is a window of Deltaproteobacteria bacterium DNA encoding:
- a CDS encoding YciI family protein; translation: MRFMLMIKADKNTEAGVLPSKELVAAMDDFNQEMVKAGVMLAGEGLHPSSKGARITFHGGGKRTVTDGPFTQAKELIAGFWLIQVKSKEEAIEWALRCPDPLGPGETAQIEIRQVFEMSDFPAELQEAAGNEPAMRAQLERGWPKAPQA
- a CDS encoding MoaD/ThiS family protein — encoded protein: MIRVVLPAHLRKLAHVDREVKLDVEGPVTQRSVLDALEASYPMLRGTIRDHVTQRRRPFVRFFACEEDLSNEAPDAPLPDTVATGAEPFLVVGAMAGG
- a CDS encoding SRPBCC domain-containing protein, translated to MAARTSAATESAERELVLTRVFDAPRRLVFKAWTEPERVVRWWGPQGFTMPSCTMDVRPGGAFRFCMRSPEGTDHWLRGVYREIVEPERLVLTWAWEDAEGKPGHETLVTVTFAERGAKTTLTLHQAVFESVTARDAHRGGWTSCLDRLAAYVASLRREG
- a CDS encoding winged helix-turn-helix transcriptional regulator yields the protein MSPDRLNVTFAALADPTRRAILARLSSGETSVTELAKPFEMSLPAISKHLKVLERAGLIARGREAQWRPCRLKAGPLKQAVDWLEHYRRFWEQSFDRLDDVLRESQRKERKHGRKN